From the genome of Oryza glaberrima chromosome 1, OglaRS2, whole genome shotgun sequence:
aatcaggtatataaactttaggtctataaactttagatgtatagaaatactatatatggaaaatatttgaattcaaattcaaattcaaattcaaattgaatcagatataattcaaatttaaatttgaatcggatatataaattttaagtctataaactttaggtgtataaactttagatgtatagaaatactatatataaaaaatatttgaatttaaattcaaatttgaatcagataaataaacttttggtctctaaactttagatgtgtaaacttgaggtgtataaactttaggtgcataaatttactaaaataggaaattaatgcggtgccaaaaaaaggaaaccaggtggagggagggagggggaggaggggggaggaatTGATCGCTCTGATCGCTCGCCCAGTAGCATTTCCGGtagatactctctccgtttcataatgtaaaactttctaaaaatatctaaatttattaacatctatataaatataggtaatgctagaaagacttacattatgaaagaaatgaaacgaaggaagtatattCTAAAGTTGGGATTCGTTTGATGTCGTTGGTTGAACCCAGCTTTCCTTCTAATTAATAAACATTACTAGCTAGGTTTGTCCGAGAGACTCCCAACTCTCAATTATCTGTATGATTAATAAGCAAATTCGTGGATAATAACTATACTTGGGACACAGTAATATATCATGATGTAGATTGGTTTCTAGGGTCTAATCCTTTCTTGACATATAGTATTTTATAATTCTTGTGAAAAATTGAGGACTCTATATGTTGGAAGACAAgattaagaaaacaaataatagggaaaataaatatttttatggaaATGCACATATAGCTAGAGGACTGAGAaatgcaagaaaagaaaaatataaaagaaggACCGTTTACGATAGATGGTATAAAAGTGAAAGAATTTTAGGAGAGATGAAAACTAGAAATTTTCCTATGAGATTAGGCCTCATGTTAAGGGCCCTTTAATTCATAGGGAAAACACATATAAAATTTGGAGTATTTCAATTATTCATAAGAAAGCATTTCAaataaaggattgaatcatcGGAATTATTATAGAATAAATAATCATatagagattttagagaaaaatcaACAATAGCTCTAACTTcttagaaaaattttctttAAGACTATCTTTCATCCAATTCATGTAGTCTATTCATACGataaatcctgtgtttttcttatGTTTTGTAATAATCTATTTTGCACACGCATTACGGTAAAAAATTCTATGAATtttcttgctctatttttctcaatcctgcattcaatccaataaaaaattatcatgcgcactttatatttatattttaagacggaagCAGTGTATAACTCTTAATTAACACCGAAAACAAAtggaaaaatgaaagaaaaaactcaaaCGGAAAGTAACGAAACCGTTGGATACTCTAATGGATTGTCCCGTAGGCAACACCACCACCGGGAAATATTCGCCGACAAATTTAGCATATCCTGTTTATCCTTTCTATAGCGTAGACGTCAGTATAGTTCTTGCTTTGGGGAGCTGTTATTCTCTCCTCTCCaactccaaatccaaatccaccGTAATCATCATTCATCAGTACAATTAATCAACATTAACCGCCTCATTACTCATTAGTGACCCTTAATTTGGTAGCCGTACAGTGACAGCCCATCTCCTCCATCTCGCCGTCGTTGTTTATCAGCAGCGAGACGCGGCGAAGCAAACCAAACTGAAGAGGAATTTATGCACTTCACCCCCTGGTAAAATTCTCCGAGAAACAAATCGCTcccacccctcgccgccgccgccgcgttgggTGGGCGGGGGATCGATCCGGCGGTGCCCGCCCGCCATggggacggcgacgatggcgacggcggtgggggcggcgatGGTGCTGTATTTCGTGCTGAGCCGGCGGCTGGCCCAGGAGGATgggggtggtgggggtgggggtgggggtggaggggggaagcggcggagggtgcgcgcggcgaggcggcccgcgcagccgccggcgacgtggatCGAGGCGGTGGGCACGCTGGCGGAGACGCTGCGGTTCACCTACTCGGAGACGCTCGGGAAATGGCCCATCGGGGACCTCGCGTTCGGGATCAAGTACCTCATGCGCCGCCAGGTGAGTGCGTCCTCGGATTCGTTAATCGGCCTTCTGGTCTGCTTGCTCTGCTCGAATCTGAGAGGAACGCGGCGGATTGTAGCTGGCTGGCTGGTTGGCTGCACCTGCAAGTTTTTGTGTTTTGGATCTGAAATGGCAGCTCTTGTCTTGTGTTGGAGCTGCACCTCCGAAGTCGAGGTGCTCGCGTTGCTGATAGGAGGCATGCTTGGGGTCGAGCTGTAGGAACTTGTTCGCTTAGATGGCAAGTAGTAGAAAATTCGCGTGTAAAACCGGCGAATTCAGCTCTGATTGTTCTCTATACACATAGGAGTTTGGGAATTTGTGTGCCCGGAGCTGGTGTGTTTTGTACTGGCTTGAGCATAGTTCTATGTAGTAGCTGTTATGTTGATGGTTGGGAATGGTTTGGTGTTTTGGGTGAATCCTCTCTTTGGCAAGCCCACGGCAGGGAGCGTTGCAACTGTGCACTACCCGTATCTCAAGCTGCTTAATGCTTATCACCAAATAGATGAATGTGCAATGTTGAGTAGAGTATTAGAATAGCATGTATTTTCATAAGAATAGGATTAGTAATTCATCTGGATGATTTCACTGAAGAGATGGTTGCTGACTTGCTGTGAGATGAACCTTTCGTTCTGAGGGGACGAAGAATTGAATTGTTAGTCACGTAACTCAGCAAAGGAAATTGGAGCTTATGGACTATTCCTTTTCATGTGCAAACATTGATTATTGTGTGCAAGTTTGTTATCATCACGTAGATCATAAAAGCATTTGGTGTCTGTGGAACTGATGGCACATTTTCTTGTTTGGGTTACTTTTCAGGGAAATTTACATGTCGCTAGTGTATATGCTGGAAACAATTGCATTGAACTGAAAGGGCCTGAAATAATGGAAGAGCTTATTGTTCTGAGACGATTAATCGATCTttgctttcttttttctaaGAAACCATTTCCGGTCTTCCTGGAATTAGCTGGATTTTCCCCAGAGGATGTTCTTATTGAGGAACCTAAAGCGGGGGTGAGTTAAGTACAAAGTAGCAGTTATTTTCTCTTCATGTATTGAAGTACAATCAGTTATAATTTAGACTAAAAAGGATCACTTGGTATTTTTCTCAATTCCTGATTCACAACATATACTTACAGATTTTAAAGCCTGCCCATACAATCCTGCGTGATGAATGCACCAAATCCTTCCTTGTGTTGATTCGTGGGACACATAGTATGAAAGACACATTGACTGCAGCTACTGGTGCTGTAGTACCATTTCACCACTCACTTTTAGATGAAGGTGGTGTCAGCAAGTTAGTGCTGGGATATGCACACTGTGGGATGGTTGCAGCAGCCCGCTGGATTGCAAGAAGTATAACACCATGTCTCTGTCAAGCAGTCAGTCAATGCCCAGACTACCAAATCAGGGTACACACTTCTTTTTCGTTTGTTTATGGTTTCAGAACTAGTTGACGATACCTATGTTTGCCCTGTGAAATTAGCTGATGATgatttttcatttgtttttaacAAACCTATTTAATCTGTGCTGGTGACAAAATGCTCTCGAAACAAAATATGTACATATCATTGTATCAATTTACCACAGCATCAATTTGAACCTGGTGATCCAtgtcaattttcattttttctctctttatcaGACATATATTTGTAGGtcaataaaaaattatgaaattgaAATTGTTCTTATACTTACTAGGATATGTTATGAAATATGGTTGACTAGAAACTTGAAATTGTCATGTTGTGTCACAAAATGGTGATAATAAGTTCTGAACTAGTTGTTTTAATAATAGTTGATTTTATTCTGTTAGGTTGTTGGCCATTCATTGGGTGGTGGTACTGCTGCATTACTGACCTACATCCTGAGAGAACACCAGGAGCTGTCTTCAACAACTTGTGTTGCCTTTGCTCCAGGTATAAAAACATAGTTTGATATGCATTAGATTGACCTGAGCAATTAGTAACAGTTAATTTTTTTGGTCAGCTTCATGCATGACATGGGAGTTAGCAGAATCAGGCAAGCATTTTGTGAGGACTATTGTAAACGGTGCTGATCTGGTTCCTACAGTATCAACTTCATCTATAGATGATCTCCGTTCAGAGGTAGCTCCATTTGATGTGCTATTCTTCCCATAGATGATAACTGTGCTAATGTGTTTCCAAATATAGTTCTATTGTTTTGAGGGAGAAAATGATCCGTTTGTTATATTTATGTAACATGATTATTTTTGTTGTCCATTTAAATGAACTGAGTCTGTAAACATGGATAGAATATGATGCCATGATATCCTTTCTCAAAATTTAGTAGCAGTGAAGTTCACTGTCTCTAATCCTCCCGTCTTATCCCCTCATCTAGGTAACGGCATCTTCATGGTTAAATGATTTGAGGGATCAGATACAGCAGACACGCTTCCTAAATGTTGTTTACCGGTCTGCTACTGCTTTAGGAACTCGCCTGCAATCATTTTCTGGTGCCAGAGATAGGGTTGCAGGTGCTGGTGCACTGCTACGACCTGTTTCAAGCAAAACTCAGGTAAAATATCTGAACCAAAATCTGTCAAAAATGTAATATTTACATGAATTAATATTGTGTACCACAAAATGAGATAGGGCGGTttgaaataaactaaaagtgcTCAAGGATAACACTGAAACAGTCGGTGCATGAAATATGCCTGGTCTGTCTAATAAACATTTAGAGATTTCTATCTGCCAAATCCAAATAGTTGTTTCAATGTTGTTGATGAATATTTTGTTGCAGGTTGTGATGAAACAGGCACAGAATGTTGCGCAGGCTGTTGCTAGAAGTAGATCGGCATTTTCTTCATGGTCATGCATGGGTGCACGCCGTCGAGGTGTTGGTGTAGTTGCTGCAAGCGCTAAAGAGGAAATAACAGTGGAAACCCACGTCACATCTACCACTAATTCAGAGTCCTATGTTGTAGAACAACGTGGCACCAAGACCATGGAGGAGCTGCAGTACACTGCAGATAGTGTTTCAGTTCATGAGGAAACAGAAGAAGAGGCCCTTCTGAGTGAGCATGAATCCTCTAGGGAGCatgcagaagaagaaataaCTGAAGGTGAGATGTGGTTTGAGTACGAGAAGGACCTGGATCGGCAGGCTGAAGTGGAGGCTCAGACCAGGCAGGAAGAAGCAGCTGCTGCCAAGGAAATAATGGAGGAGGAAAGTGCTGTTCTAAAAAATGTTGAGGATAGGCAATCCTTTTCATCTGATAGTTTGGAGAGGCAGCAGTTCTACCCTCCTGGTAGAATCATGCACATGGTTGCCATGCCTCCTGCAGATTCTTGCCCTGATGATCCGGTTGCTGCTGATGAGTGCAGTGTGGGAATATACGAGACCCCAAGGGATCTTTACAGTAAAATCCGTCTATCCAACACCATGATCAATGACCATTACATGCCGATGTATAAGAAAACAATGGAAATATTGATTGAGAAGTTTGCGAACAATGATGAAAATTTCTGTACAGACTCGTCAGTAGAATAATATGGATGACTTGTAACATCGAAGTGTATAGTAGTTCTTTCTGTTTAGCTTTAACCACCTGATATGCTCCTGATATGCAATATAGAAAAGAGATGCTGTCCTGAATTACAATATAGAAGAGATGCTGTCCTGAATTAGTTAAGAGAGTTGTGGATGATATGATATGTAAAATGTAAATGAAAAATAGAATTAATGGATGTTTATTAACGGAAAATATTCCTCATACATGGTGTTTCTCTGTTTAGACCCACTTGCGTTTTGTAATGTCAGAACATAGGGCTGATTAGCCGCAcgtaaaacatgattaatataaTGTGCTATCGAAAAATAAGGAACTAGCCAAAGCCAAAACACAGTTTAGAACAGCCCTCTAGTGTACTATACTTGGAGTctcagttttttaaaaaaacgatgTCTCAATTTAGCAAATACTGACCACATTATTACTACACGCTACTCAAGATGGTGATTCCCATTTTACCGATGGTATTTCCTATTTTTCCTTTTAAGACTTAACATATGCAGTTAGAAACTTCTAGAATACATGTTTAAGGGAAATATCCTTATAAAAACCTTTGTAAAAACCgagcatattttttaaaaaaaattcatgaagaaaataatatatatatataatgtatatacCTAACCTCATTAACCTTccccttttttcttctctcacgAGCTATCGTTCCTTAAAGAAAAGGGTGAAAATATACTTCATACCTATGGTAACTTTTTTCACGAATTTGTATCCCCTTTCATGTTTAACCTAACTAGGGACATTTTAGTAAATTTTTAAAGGTCAAAAGTGTCAAAATCCTCGGTTCAGAAACTGGCCCGTTTAATATGAGAAAAAACCTTTCACCATCATACTTATATCGTTTTAACGTTGCAGGTTGGCTCTGTCGTGTAGGCCCCGGTTGCCCGAGGGGCACAGGGCCTTCCAAAAATTGGCGCGCGAGCCCGCCCAAAGTAGGGACGGGACATCGCTCGCACCATGGCAAAGCGTGTTCGGTTTGTGGGTGTCGGCGCGACACGTCAGTCTCTAAACGATCATCAACGAGTCGCCTGATCACCCCCCGCAGGGACGGGTTGAATCCAAACAGAGGCCCCCCCCGCGCCTTTTATAGCCTCCGGCCGCCCCGCTCCCCTCCTCATCTCACGAGGTGGTACTAAAATCCAACCAGCCGTCATCTCGTCCCGTGCTCGTGGGCTTCAGAGTAAGAAATTTGCCCAGTGGGTTGGGCTTGGTCCACTAATAATTTTAGGAATGAGTTCactggaggtccctcaacttaacagcgagattttttttttgaggtctCTCAACCACAGAACAAGATATGTTCACCCCTAAACTCAttcaaaccgttcaccggaggtcccttggcagtatttttgcccggttttgctgacgtggcatcctagtcagaaaaaaaaataaaaaaattccatggggcccacttgtcagctttatgcatctttttttctctctcttcacttttcttctcctcttcactTTTCTCTTCACCGACGGAGCGCGCGGTGGACGAGCGCGGCAGTGGAGCGGCGGCCAGCTGCgggcggagcgggcggcgggcgagcgcgacggcgggcAGAGCATCGGTGGGCGGGCTGTGGGTGGAGCGGACGGCGAACGAGCACGAAGCCACGGCCCACGGGTCACGAGAGGTTCggttgccggcggcgctggCCAGCGACGCAAAAGAAGGGGAGGGCGTCGTCGGCAGCGggaggtggccggaggaggaggtcgccggcgagcgcgctcctgctcctgctcctgctctgGCTGCTACCGcgcaggcgcggcggcggtggcgccgatgTGGCCAGGAGGTATCGCCGATGCAGGGGCTCGTCGTTGGTCGTCGTCACGGGAGGTATCGCCATGCGCTGGGGATGTCAAAATGCAGAGAGTTCGCGTCTTCGAAGACGGCCATGAGCTCGGCTTCTCCCAGCACATGCCCCTCGATGGCGTCCATCAGCTTGTCCTTGATCACATGTAAGCAATCAAGAATCAATCACAGTTAATTAATCCTTAAACAGCAAAGATAATCGCTAAAAGATTGTTCTGTCGACTTGTCTTGTTGCCGAGGTGCACAAGGCGTAGAGCTTGAACTAGATCCGGAGGCCGCAGGAGGAAGGGATGACGATGACGCCGGTTGTACCGCCGAGGCCGCATCATGCGCCAGGGCCGGCGCCACCGCACAGCCACGCTCGCACCGAGCCGCCGCTAGCCGCGCCCCGAcgcatcggcgccgccgtcgctcggtCGAGCTCGGCTGcatcggcgccaccgccgctgcgcctGCGCGGTAGTAGCtagagcaggagcaggagcgcGCTCGCCCGTCGCCCACTCCGCCCGCAGCTGGCCGCCACTCCACTGCCGCGCttgcccaccgccgctccaccggtgaggagaaaagtgaagaggagaagaagaaaagtgaagaggagaaaaaaagatgtgtgaaactgacatgtgggccccacggagtttttttattttttttgctgactaggatgccacgtcagtaaaaccgggcaaaaatactgccaagggacctccggtgaacggtttaAATGAGTTTAGGGAcgaacatttctggttttgtggttgagggacctcaaaaaatctcactgttaagttgagggacctccggtgaacttattccataatTTTACTAACTAAGTTTGAGCCCAATAGACTTAGCTTGGCCCATTGTTAGCTTTATACCGATTTAGTTTGAGTCATTTCCTCCTGCAAAGAGGTAAAGCGAGGAAGAAATAACATTTGGGGGAAAATGGCTTCATATTCAGTATAATTCCCACAATAATAGAAGATTGTAAATGAACCTTATTCAAAATAATCACGAAAGAATACATCATTATTGATAATGGTGGTGCCTGATGCGGCTACAAGGTGAAGACACCAGTTTCAACATAACTGCCTTTCTTTTGCAAGTGCAGTGCGAAAGAATAAAGTGAACGGCAACATTCCTTGCCTAAGAAATTATTTGTTATTCCCTTTGTGATGGGCGAACTAACACTGCCCGATTCTCTCTTTGCTTTTCTTCTCTTAAGTTTTAACTATTTCCACAAGACATATATACATCTATACAATTGTAAAAACCCTGTATGTAACATGTACAGCCTAAAAAAAGATCCTATGGGAAAACTATACCAAACAAGAAGCTAATGCtactaaaatgtagttaaaaaaatttgggagAAGCTAATGGAAAACTTGCGGGGACGTATAATATTCGCTTTCGCTGAAGAATGGTCTCAAGTCCTCTTGGCACATGAACTCCAAAGGGAAGGAAACGAGATGGCCCCTAACGGCCTGTAATTTTTCCATAGGATCGGTGCCTGCCAGATCCCCATCCTTGTGAGTTTCTGTTATCTCTACAGCAACACCCAGGTCAATGGTTGTGTGGCCGATTTTCTCCTTCCGGTGAGCAAATCCTTGCCTAAATTGGGACCTGCAAGAGGTCAAAATAGTTTTAAATACCAGAGGACATGATACTGCAGCTGAAATGCAAGCAACCTGGAAAACAGGTTATTTGTTCCATACCTAGAATGGATGTGATCATTGGGAACACACGAGAAGACATTTTGGTATATCTTGGTGTTTGCCTGCCATACAATATCAATTTGTTCAGTTAGAGAATGAGGTAAATGTGTTCACAGCGGTATAAACAGAAAATGCAGTGGAAAATTATCAGCTGCTGAAAGATGGCAAAAGTTGAGTAGAAAACAGTGCAATGCCAGAACCCAGAACAGTCATATTCAAAAGTTTCCAGGTTGAGCAGACTAGCATTTCATGATAAATCTCAATTTCACTCACCTTAGCAGTGCCCATCCAGATGTTGTTATAAGTCAAATCGTCCACAGGATCCATAATTTGACTAACCTGTTAAGGAGAAGTGTCAGCAGAAAGAAAACTCACAAAAATCTATGTTGTACATGCAGCATCAATACCGTAATGTATTGTGAAAACAATATAAATGCTTCTGTCAATATTCTTTATATGGAACCATTCATCAAGTGGAGTTTACACAGGACGTTCTTCTACTGTGGTTCACTGAAGCAATCACAACATGAAAGGTTTGTGACACCCACCCTGAGGCCtaaactttcaagtttcaaaTAAGGAAAAATAGAATGCAAAAATTTTCCAGTTTTCTTATTCACAAAGAAAACAGGTGCACACAGGCTACACTTTACACATTAACAGGGCATGGAACCCTGACATCTAGGAAAAGATGACAAGGTAGATGTTTTCCAGTACAATTATACCAGGTAAAAGGATGTAAGTGGTGTCATAGTCAGTTATCTTAATCTTGACATAATCAGCTAAAAGTCTATATATGTATGGTGGCTTTAAACTTAAAAGAGTTGGTTTGTGATTCAAGCAAGTGAAACATTGTACAAACCTCTCCTGGATGAAGGCCAAGGTGTTCTGCCCATAGAGAAAGTCGTAGGCTAAGAGAGAACTTCCCTGCTTCCCAATGTCTTCCATCCATAATTGAACTGACAACCTCTTTATCTTCAATAATCATACCAATCtaaaagagaataaaaacaGATCGATAATACTGGTTATCTTCAATAATCATACCAATCtaaaagagaataaaaacaGACCGATAATAGAGTCAACAGCAGACACACAAATGACCTCCGGATGCCACTAACAAGATGTAAGCATGCCATTTAGTCTTGACCGGATGCAGCtggcaaagaaagaaaaaaaatattccctaGGCTAGGCCCTCCTTTAAAATATTAATTCGAGAACacaacaattaatttatctGTATGTCTGCAAGCAATTTTCATATACTCttaatatataaaaatcataCGTGTGCATCTGTCCTGAAAATTGCTTCCGTAATGTATAACTTCAATTGATATTCAGAAATACATTatgatttttcaagaaaaagaaatatattatgATAGGAACGCTGTCAAAGCTGTATTTGGAACACCGTCAAAGCTGTATTTGGAAGACTGTCAATGTTAAGATGACATGCATTTGTGACTGGAGGGCGTGCAACCTTAGGAGCAGTCCTCTGTTTAACCTAATAATGTTGGGGCCTGTTTGGAGCACACAGGAATGGAATATCTCTGTGTTCCCTATGGGGCCTTAGCATGCAGAGAATTAGACAAAAGAGGCAACTGAGAAAGCCATACCTCAGAATCCCTTGATCCAAGCAAACTTCTGTCATTTATGTTAGCTGATCCAATCAGTGTCATCCGGTCATCAATGATCATCAACTTACTGTGCACATATATCTGCAAAATTCAGACTGTtagcaaaagaaggaaaagaaagaaactaacatTATACTAACCTTAATCCATGACCTAGGAAGGTA
Proteins encoded in this window:
- the LOC127759853 gene encoding uncharacterized protein LOC127759853 codes for the protein MGTATMATAVGAAMVLYFVLSRRLAQEDGGGGGGGGGGGGKRRRVRAARRPAQPPATWIEAVGTLAETLRFTYSETLGKWPIGDLAFGIKYLMRRQGNLHVASVYAGNNCIELKGPEIMEELIVLRRLIDLCFLFSKKPFPVFLELAGFSPEDVLIEEPKAGILKPAHTILRDECTKSFLVLIRGTHSMKDTLTAATGAVVPFHHSLLDEGGVSKLVLGYAHCGMVAAARWIARSITPCLCQAVSQCPDYQIRVVGHSLGGGTAALLTYILREHQELSSTTCVAFAPASCMTWELAESGKHFVRTIVNGADLVPTVSTSSIDDLRSEVTASSWLNDLRDQIQQTRFLNVVYRSATALGTRLQSFSGARDRVAGAGALLRPVSSKTQVVMKQAQNVAQAVARSRSAFSSWSCMGARRRGVGVVAASAKEEITVETHVTSTTNSESYVVEQRGTKTMEELQYTADSVSVHEETEEEALLSEHESSREHAEEEITEGEMWFEYEKDLDRQAEVEAQTRQEEAAAAKEIMEEESAVLKNVEDRQSFSSDSLERQQFYPPGRIMHMVAMPPADSCPDDPVAADECSVGIYETPRDLYSKIRLSNTMINDHYMPMYKKTMEILIEKFANNDENFCTDSSVE